A genomic window from Rattus norvegicus strain BN/NHsdMcwi chromosome 9, GRCr8, whole genome shotgun sequence includes:
- the Smim39 gene encoding small integral membrane protein 39 — translation MARPPQPRRGPTTPGGALRALLRCNLPPGAQRVVVSAVLALLVLINAVLIFLLAFR, via the coding sequence ATGGCCAGGCCCCCGCAGCCCCGGCGTGGCCCCACGACGCCCGGTGGCGCCTTGCGCGCCCTGCTGCGCTGCAACCTGCCCCCGGGCGCCCAGCGCGTGGTGGTCTCCGCTGTGCTGGCGCTGCTGGTCCTCATCAATGCCGTGCTGATATTCCTACTGGCCTTCCGCTGA